A genome region from Ignavibacteriota bacterium includes the following:
- a CDS encoding DUF4445 domain-containing protein: MSEPVHIRLRPMGVDVEAEKGTPLQDLLFSYGVEFPCGGHGKCKGCRVRVLEGSLPLSPAQERMLSQAERDAGWRLSCQCAADDLTLELAQWEAQILADTSRFSFIPREGYGIAVDVGTTTIVAQLLDMSRGEVLAVRSALNPQARFGADIMSRVSAAVEPGGRERLAGVIREQIAGMIDELLQAAGDPARTVMDVVLVGNSVMHNLFCDIDVTPLSYYPFEPVSLATMEFTASGLGWQVPGDPPVRFLAGIGGFVGSDVLAGVFATGMHEGAETRVLVDLGTNGEIVVGNRDRLICASTAAGPAFEGARIYMGMRAATGAVSAVRIENNTLVCHVLGNVPPRGICGSGLVDAVAGALRLGLIRTGGRFEDGGSSLMLAPPVKISQTDIRELQLAKGAIAAGIRLLTREFGVEHPAVHEVLLAGAFGNYVDTGSARRIGLLPFAAEQIQPSGNTALLGAKMALFAPAGTFDALAKRIAHVSLSELEGFQDIYVDEMIFPGEEPETL; encoded by the coding sequence GTGAGCGAACCCGTCCACATCCGACTCCGCCCGATGGGGGTGGACGTTGAAGCAGAAAAGGGCACGCCGCTGCAGGACCTGCTGTTCTCCTACGGCGTGGAATTCCCCTGCGGCGGACATGGCAAATGCAAAGGGTGCCGGGTCCGCGTCCTTGAAGGCTCACTCCCCCTCTCTCCCGCTCAGGAACGCATGCTGAGCCAGGCAGAGCGGGATGCCGGTTGGCGGCTGTCCTGCCAGTGCGCGGCGGATGACCTCACGCTCGAGCTGGCACAATGGGAAGCCCAGATCCTCGCAGATACTTCCCGGTTCTCCTTCATCCCGCGCGAGGGATACGGCATCGCGGTCGATGTTGGCACGACGACGATCGTTGCCCAATTGCTCGACATGTCGCGCGGTGAGGTCCTGGCGGTCCGGAGCGCACTCAATCCGCAGGCACGCTTCGGTGCCGATATCATGAGTCGGGTCTCCGCAGCCGTCGAACCCGGAGGCCGGGAAAGACTCGCCGGCGTCATCCGCGAACAGATCGCCGGCATGATCGACGAGCTGCTGCAGGCCGCCGGGGACCCCGCCCGTACGGTGATGGATGTCGTGCTCGTCGGCAACAGCGTGATGCACAACCTCTTCTGCGACATCGATGTGACCCCCCTGTCGTACTACCCCTTCGAGCCGGTCTCCCTTGCAACGATGGAGTTCACGGCATCAGGGCTCGGCTGGCAGGTCCCGGGAGACCCCCCCGTCCGCTTCCTCGCCGGCATCGGCGGATTCGTCGGGAGCGATGTTCTCGCCGGGGTGTTCGCCACCGGGATGCATGAAGGAGCTGAGACCCGTGTGCTCGTGGACCTCGGGACGAACGGCGAGATCGTGGTTGGCAACCGGGACCGTTTGATTTGTGCCTCGACGGCGGCGGGTCCCGCATTCGAGGGCGCAAGGATCTACATGGGCATGCGTGCCGCGACCGGCGCGGTCTCGGCCGTCCGGATCGAGAACAACACACTCGTCTGTCATGTACTTGGCAATGTCCCACCGCGCGGCATTTGCGGCAGCGGACTCGTGGATGCGGTTGCCGGCGCTCTCCGCCTCGGCCTCATCCGCACTGGCGGGCGCTTCGAGGACGGCGGTTCATCGCTCATGCTCGCTCCTCCCGTGAAGATCTCGCAGACCGACATCCGTGAACTGCAACTGGCGAAGGGAGCCATCGCCGCGGGCATCCGCCTCCTCACACGGGAATTCGGGGTCGAGCACCCCGCCGTGCATGAGGTCCTCCTTGCCGGCGCCTTCGGCAACTACGTGGACACCGGGAGCGCGCGCCGGATCGGACTCCTCCCCTTTGCCGCGGAGCAGATCCAGCCCTCGGGGAACACCGCACTGCTGGGCGCCAAGATGGCGCTCTTTGCACCCGCCGGCACCTTCGATGCGCTCGCGAAGCGGATCGCCCACGTCTCCCTCAGCGAACTCGAAGGGTTCCAGGATATCTATGTCGATGAAATGATCTTCCCCGGCGAAGAGCCGGAGACACTCTAA
- a CDS encoding heparinase II/III family protein, translated as MLSAPLGPFPHSVRLVVDIDAREYPLSDLCRYAHLRDPGGPPTFTNLEFAPAPPGMRVGPWPGWRGIPEFPTTTVTWGDMARDGAVQWWGDEFDCGVLRAMVWFPPECRGAIGCTVADPRLHPLGVRVIEDAPVRSVPHAVRLLPSVREAHPRLLITRDGLASLRIRAGSTHSLHMQRIRALLEASALPAEVTPESKAPSGPERVRPEDRAVLSALVALVEPSVASADDALAALRAFVAETRRPDFEPWGIDTQSGEMLFLLCLLYDWMYDLIPEPGRLELRAWLWTAAERVREHLSPGRTDLAQAHYLGCGLGLLAFACLFHDEHPKGEAWLAECRGSLDTILAMLPDDGFHPHGSNLWIYEYGFLLRWVEIIRLCTGEDLWQLPHWKNASAFRAATMSPDGRCGVTFGDPQYLVGGDAWCHYLIAARTGSGRAKAVGDALVNRSHEGIDFRSVPPRRRAYEFLFDEPSVIAEGVAPLLEHFEDGGQVAVRTGTDRSGLFTFRAGPPLGASRYRAGERGGYGHADPSTGAFLWYADGAFLASGPGPVYRRDSSLHNIVTINGCGQIGDSTVWVPDFFPPECLSPRPEVTEHGDVVSLSVDLAHAYLPHLGVRRCLRSLLIDPAHERIVGIDVVTCHSRANIEWNLHSHARFSLRDIHGVASWSATTGRRTMTAFLLDPDGGEATTGVSEFVPAYPNDGARGYFLRWSHSGTHMRLVWCLSLAHEPAPPAVRIYDGAVDLQFSDGVRVYFDGTRKVQEVGL; from the coding sequence GTGCTGAGTGCACCATTGGGCCCCTTCCCTCACAGCGTGCGGTTGGTGGTCGACATCGATGCGCGGGAGTATCCCTTGTCCGATCTCTGCCGGTATGCACACCTGCGCGATCCCGGCGGACCTCCTACATTCACGAACCTGGAGTTCGCCCCCGCGCCTCCGGGTATGCGGGTTGGCCCATGGCCGGGATGGCGGGGGATCCCTGAGTTCCCCACGACCACAGTGACCTGGGGAGACATGGCACGTGATGGGGCCGTGCAGTGGTGGGGGGATGAGTTCGACTGTGGTGTCCTGCGTGCGATGGTGTGGTTCCCTCCGGAGTGCCGTGGGGCGATCGGCTGCACGGTTGCAGATCCCCGGCTCCATCCGCTCGGAGTCAGGGTCATCGAGGATGCCCCTGTACGCTCGGTGCCGCATGCCGTCCGGCTCCTGCCATCGGTACGTGAAGCCCACCCGCGCCTCCTGATCACACGCGATGGACTCGCGTCACTCAGGATCCGCGCGGGCTCCACACATAGCCTGCATATGCAGCGTATCCGTGCTCTGCTGGAAGCATCTGCGTTGCCCGCAGAGGTCACGCCCGAATCCAAGGCACCATCCGGCCCGGAACGGGTCCGTCCGGAGGATAGGGCCGTACTCTCGGCGCTTGTTGCACTCGTCGAACCTTCGGTGGCCTCGGCCGATGATGCGCTCGCCGCACTGCGGGCATTCGTCGCAGAGACCCGGCGTCCGGATTTCGAGCCGTGGGGGATCGATACGCAATCCGGCGAGATGCTCTTCTTGCTGTGTCTCCTCTACGACTGGATGTACGATCTGATCCCGGAGCCCGGGCGTTTGGAACTTCGCGCATGGCTCTGGACAGCAGCGGAGCGGGTCAGGGAACACCTTTCTCCGGGTCGGACCGATCTGGCCCAGGCACACTATCTCGGATGCGGACTGGGGTTGCTTGCGTTCGCCTGCCTCTTCCATGATGAGCACCCGAAGGGTGAGGCATGGCTGGCCGAATGTCGGGGATCTCTCGATACCATCCTCGCGATGCTGCCTGACGATGGGTTCCACCCGCATGGATCGAATCTGTGGATCTATGAATATGGTTTTCTGCTCCGTTGGGTGGAGATCATCCGGCTCTGCACGGGAGAAGATCTCTGGCAACTGCCGCACTGGAAGAATGCGTCGGCGTTCCGTGCCGCGACGATGTCGCCGGATGGCCGTTGTGGTGTGACCTTTGGCGATCCGCAATACCTCGTCGGGGGCGACGCCTGGTGCCACTACCTGATCGCTGCGCGGACCGGGTCCGGCAGGGCGAAGGCCGTCGGTGATGCATTGGTGAACCGTTCCCATGAAGGGATCGACTTCCGCAGCGTGCCCCCGCGCCGCCGCGCCTATGAGTTCCTCTTTGACGAGCCATCGGTGATCGCAGAGGGGGTGGCTCCCCTCCTCGAGCATTTCGAGGACGGAGGGCAGGTCGCCGTGCGCACCGGCACAGACCGGTCCGGGTTGTTCACATTCCGCGCCGGCCCTCCTCTCGGCGCATCGCGGTATCGCGCGGGAGAACGTGGCGGGTACGGACATGCCGATCCCAGCACTGGCGCGTTCCTCTGGTACGCCGATGGCGCATTCCTTGCCTCCGGTCCCGGGCCGGTCTATCGACGGGATTCGTCGCTGCACAATATCGTGACCATCAATGGATGCGGGCAGATCGGCGACAGCACCGTGTGGGTCCCTGATTTCTTCCCTCCGGAATGTCTCTCCCCGCGTCCGGAGGTCACAGAGCACGGTGATGTCGTATCGCTGTCCGTGGATCTTGCCCATGCGTATCTGCCGCACCTTGGCGTCAGGCGCTGCCTTCGCTCTCTGCTGATCGATCCCGCGCACGAGCGCATTGTCGGTATCGATGTCGTCACCTGCCACTCACGTGCGAACATCGAATGGAATCTGCACAGCCATGCAAGGTTCTCGCTGCGTGATATCCATGGCGTGGCCTCGTGGAGCGCAACAACGGGGCGGAGAACGATGACAGCATTCCTTCTCGATCCCGATGGGGGAGAGGCCACGACGGGCGTCAGCGAATTCGTGCCGGCCTATCCCAACGACGGGGCGCGCGGGTACTTCCTCCGGTGGAGTCATTCGGGAACGCACATGCGTCTGGTGTGGTGCCTGTCACTCGCCCACGAACCGGCTCCACCCGCGGTGCGCATCTATGACGGTGCCGTTGACCTTCAGTTTTCGGATGGGGTCCGTGTCTACTTCGATGGCACGCGAAAGGTGCAAGAGGTGGGCCTATGA
- a CDS encoding homocysteine S-methyltransferase family protein yields MHPTLERLLTATPIITDGAWGTQLQALGLTPGDCPDHWNLTHPDEVRKVAQRYVDAGSQVILTNTFGANRIMLAGHHLADKVKEINAAGVRISKEAAGTRAMVFASIGPTGKMLMSGDVTEEDLATAFTEQAAALAAAGADALVVETMSDIEEARIAVSAAHATGLPVVASMVFDSGKDKDRTMMGTTPETVATELTAAGADVIGANCGLGIEGYIPIARRMRAATSLPIWIKANAGLPEMNDGKITYRTTPEEFASLAKELRASGVAFVGGCCGTSPDFVAALTRTLR; encoded by the coding sequence ATGCATCCGACCCTCGAACGGCTTCTGACCGCCACGCCCATCATCACCGACGGCGCATGGGGAACACAGCTCCAGGCCCTCGGCCTCACGCCGGGAGATTGCCCGGATCACTGGAACCTCACGCACCCCGATGAGGTCCGGAAGGTGGCACAGCGCTACGTCGACGCCGGGAGCCAGGTGATCCTGACGAACACCTTCGGTGCCAACCGGATCATGCTGGCCGGGCACCACCTGGCCGACAAGGTGAAAGAAATCAATGCCGCGGGCGTGCGGATCTCCAAAGAAGCCGCGGGGACACGTGCCATGGTCTTTGCTTCGATCGGGCCGACCGGCAAGATGCTCATGTCGGGCGATGTGACGGAAGAGGATCTGGCCACAGCGTTCACCGAACAGGCCGCAGCACTTGCTGCGGCCGGTGCGGATGCCCTTGTCGTGGAGACCATGTCGGACATCGAAGAGGCGCGGATCGCCGTGTCGGCAGCGCATGCCACCGGCCTCCCTGTCGTGGCGTCGATGGTGTTCGATTCCGGCAAGGACAAGGACCGGACGATGATGGGGACCACCCCCGAAACCGTGGCGACTGAACTTACTGCCGCAGGTGCTGACGTCATCGGTGCCAACTGCGGGCTCGGGATCGAAGGATACATTCCCATCGCCCGCCGCATGCGGGCAGCAACCTCACTGCCGATCTGGATCAAGGCCAACGCCGGCCTCCCCGAAATGAACGACGGCAAGATCACCTATCGCACAACACCGGAAGAGTTCGCCTCCCTGGCGAAGGAGCTCCGTGCGTCGGGGGTCGCATTCGTCGGCGGGTGCTGTGGCACGTCACCCGACTTCGTGGCCGCCCTCACCCGCACGCTCCGGTGA
- a CDS encoding DUF1638 domain-containing protein translates to MKLNLVSCEVLYRELCHLIARSPHQIDCRFLGKGLHDIGSAGMVERLQAAVDAADLPGYDAILMGYALCNNGVAGLRARTLPLVIPRGHDCMTMFFGSRDRYMQYFNDNPGTYFLTSGWIERGEASGDLKQLSIQNKNGMDMSLEDLVAKYGEENARFLYDELCDTTKHYKQITYITMGVEPPGHFETMARERAQERGWVFDKVEGSMSLLERLIAGNWNSEDFLVVPPGHRVISTYDERIITSEPEST, encoded by the coding sequence ATGAAACTGAACCTCGTCTCCTGCGAAGTCCTGTACCGGGAGTTGTGTCACCTCATCGCCCGTTCTCCCCACCAGATCGACTGCCGGTTCCTCGGCAAGGGACTGCACGACATCGGCTCCGCGGGCATGGTCGAGCGCTTGCAGGCGGCGGTGGATGCCGCCGACCTTCCCGGCTACGACGCGATCCTCATGGGGTATGCACTCTGCAACAACGGCGTTGCCGGCCTCCGGGCCCGCACACTCCCGCTGGTCATTCCGCGCGGCCACGACTGCATGACGATGTTCTTCGGGAGCCGCGACCGGTATATGCAGTATTTCAACGACAACCCCGGCACGTACTTCCTGACCTCGGGGTGGATCGAACGGGGCGAGGCGAGCGGCGACCTGAAGCAGCTCTCCATCCAGAACAAGAACGGCATGGATATGTCGCTCGAAGATCTGGTCGCCAAATACGGTGAAGAGAACGCACGGTTCCTCTATGACGAACTGTGTGACACGACCAAACACTACAAACAGATCACGTACATCACGATGGGCGTCGAGCCTCCGGGGCATTTTGAGACGATGGCGCGTGAACGCGCACAGGAACGCGGCTGGGTGTTCGACAAGGTGGAAGGCTCGATGTCCCTTCTTGAACGCCTGATCGCCGGGAACTGGAACAGCGAGGACTTCCTCGTCGTCCCCCCCGGACACCGTGTGATCAGCACCTACGACGAACGCATCATCACTTCAGAGCCTGAGAGCACGTGA
- a CDS encoding glycosyl hydrolase, with amino-acid sequence MKIDKKITPKNLAAQTTQLFALAGQKIHLIHRSWNPHHGTPVFTVNGVYTSRGWTEWTQGFQFGSAILQFDATGDADALAIGKSATVEHMATHVSHVGVHDHGFNNISTYGNLRRLMLEGRIPEDAWERSFYELALKVSGAVQAARWTELGNGEGYIYSFNGPHSLFADTIRSLRVLALAHQLGHVLMGEKDRKISLLERLVTHAFTTSRYNVYFGEGRDLYDVRGRVAHESIFNLNDGSYRCPSSQQGYSPFSTWTRGQAWILCGFAEELEFLAALDEGAMPKGKKKAEVLSHFVATAEAVADHYIEQTPLDGIPYWDTGAPGLASMGDIPGRPADPFNAHEPVDSSAAVIAAQGLIRLGLYLQQHGKKDQGTVYLQAGLTVAKSVFSEPYLSLDPKHQGLILHSVYHRPNGWDNIPAGRSVPCNEATMWGDYHAMELALLIARMAEGKPALKFW; translated from the coding sequence ATGAAGATCGACAAGAAGATCACACCGAAAAACCTGGCAGCACAGACGACACAGCTGTTCGCATTGGCAGGACAGAAGATTCACCTCATCCATCGGTCGTGGAATCCTCACCACGGTACCCCTGTGTTCACCGTGAACGGGGTGTATACGTCGCGCGGTTGGACCGAATGGACGCAGGGCTTTCAGTTCGGTTCCGCGATCCTGCAGTTCGATGCGACCGGTGATGCCGATGCGCTGGCGATCGGGAAGAGTGCGACCGTGGAACACATGGCGACACATGTCAGTCATGTCGGCGTTCACGATCATGGCTTCAATAATATCAGCACGTATGGCAACCTGCGACGCCTGATGCTCGAGGGGAGGATCCCGGAGGATGCGTGGGAGCGCTCGTTCTATGAACTGGCGCTGAAAGTGAGCGGTGCAGTGCAGGCGGCCCGCTGGACGGAGCTCGGGAATGGTGAAGGATACATTTATTCCTTCAACGGGCCACACTCCCTGTTCGCCGATACCATCCGGTCGCTGCGCGTTCTCGCCCTGGCACACCAGCTCGGTCATGTGCTCATGGGGGAGAAGGACAGGAAGATCTCTCTGCTTGAACGGCTGGTCACGCACGCCTTCACCACCTCCCGGTACAACGTCTACTTCGGCGAGGGGCGTGATCTGTATGACGTCCGCGGACGTGTCGCCCACGAGTCGATCTTCAATCTGAACGACGGTTCGTACCGGTGCCCGAGTTCACAGCAGGGGTATTCGCCCTTTTCGACGTGGACCCGCGGGCAGGCGTGGATCCTCTGCGGGTTTGCCGAGGAGTTGGAGTTTCTCGCGGCGTTGGACGAAGGGGCGATGCCGAAAGGGAAGAAAAAGGCCGAGGTCCTCTCCCACTTCGTTGCGACCGCGGAAGCGGTGGCCGACCACTACATCGAGCAGACCCCCCTTGATGGTATTCCGTACTGGGATACCGGTGCTCCCGGGCTTGCTTCCATGGGCGACATTCCGGGCCGCCCCGCTGATCCATTCAATGCGCATGAACCGGTGGACAGTTCTGCCGCTGTGATCGCCGCACAGGGTCTCATCCGCCTCGGCCTCTATCTCCAGCAGCACGGCAAGAAGGACCAGGGGACGGTCTATCTGCAGGCTGGCCTGACGGTTGCGAAGAGCGTATTCTCCGAGCCGTATCTGTCCCTCGACCCAAAGCACCAGGGCCTGATCCTGCACTCGGTGTATCACCGGCCGAACGGGTGGGACAACATCCCTGCCGGGCGATCGGTGCCGTGCAACGAAGCCACGATGTGGGGGGATTACCATGCGATGGAGCTTGCGCTCTTGATCGCACGGATGGCGGAGGGGAAGCCCGCGCTGAAGTTCTGGTAG
- a CDS encoding 3-ketoacyl-ACP reductase, with the protein MAASLPVAIITGGSRGLGRGIARRLAEQGVSLVINYAGNAQAAAETVEMCKARQSELDQRFVTFQGDMAIQEDRQRLVDQTLEALGRIDVLVNNAGIGPRVRADVTETTLESFQHVLQVNLEGPYFLTQAVAKYWLEQRPDPILPHGFVVVNVSSISANTASLNRGEYCVSKAGLSMVTQLWASRLAQSRVHVFELRPGIMATDMTAGVKEKYDRLMGEGLVPQFRWGQPDDVGKAVGSLVKGDFPYSTGEVIYLDGGMHMRRL; encoded by the coding sequence ATGGCAGCATCGTTACCCGTTGCGATCATCACAGGAGGGAGCCGCGGCCTCGGGCGGGGGATAGCGCGCCGGCTGGCCGAACAGGGCGTTTCTCTCGTCATCAATTATGCCGGGAATGCCCAGGCCGCGGCCGAGACCGTGGAAATGTGCAAGGCGCGTCAATCAGAACTCGATCAACGGTTCGTGACGTTCCAGGGCGACATGGCGATCCAGGAAGACCGTCAACGCCTGGTGGATCAGACGCTTGAGGCACTGGGTAGGATCGATGTGCTTGTGAACAACGCCGGCATTGGCCCGCGGGTACGCGCCGACGTCACCGAGACCACGCTCGAATCGTTCCAGCACGTGTTGCAGGTGAACCTCGAGGGGCCGTACTTCCTGACGCAAGCGGTGGCGAAGTACTGGCTCGAGCAACGCCCCGATCCCATCCTTCCGCACGGATTCGTTGTGGTCAATGTGTCGTCCATCTCCGCCAACACGGCCTCACTGAACCGCGGGGAATATTGCGTCTCCAAGGCAGGGCTCTCCATGGTGACGCAACTCTGGGCCTCGCGCCTCGCGCAGTCCCGCGTGCATGTGTTCGAACTCCGGCCGGGCATCATGGCAACCGATATGACCGCCGGTGTGAAGGAGAAGTACGACCGACTGATGGGAGAAGGGCTCGTGCCGCAGTTCCGTTGGGGGCAGCCCGATGATGTCGGCAAGGCGGTGGGATCGCTCGTCAAGGGTGACTTCCCGTATTCCACCGGCGAGGTGATCTACCTCGATGGTGGGATGCATATGAGAAGACTGTAG
- a CDS encoding uroporphyrinogen decarboxylase family protein: MSIVAQRILTSSHRLAMPVLTFPGASLVGTTVRGMVTDADAQAAAELALHSKYATPFLMSAMDLSVEAEEFGASIQMDDWEIPTVIGRYVTDMPGIEELRIPAIGTKRTAVYLKTIEKLRAAGTDAVVLGGMIGPFSLAGRLFGVSEALAETAGEPEMMHALLKKTTSYLSAYARAFKAAGAHGLIIAEPTAGLMSPSSTAEFSSPYVKQIREAVEDETFTIILHNCGARIGHLQASLDSGAKILHFGKPMDLPAALAQVPSDTILCGNLDPSEIFVGLTAGDVAVRTSALLAATASYKNFVISSGCDVPAGVPPANLEAFFSTVAR, translated from the coding sequence ATGTCGATCGTAGCACAACGCATCCTCACATCCTCGCACCGGCTCGCTATGCCGGTGCTTACTTTTCCCGGGGCATCTCTCGTGGGGACCACGGTCCGCGGAATGGTAACGGACGCCGATGCCCAGGCCGCCGCCGAATTGGCCCTGCACTCAAAGTACGCGACGCCGTTCCTCATGTCTGCCATGGATCTCAGCGTCGAGGCTGAAGAGTTCGGCGCATCGATCCAGATGGATGATTGGGAGATTCCGACCGTTATCGGCCGGTACGTGACCGACATGCCGGGCATCGAGGAGCTCCGCATCCCCGCCATCGGTACGAAACGGACCGCGGTGTACCTGAAAACGATCGAGAAGCTGCGCGCAGCCGGCACCGACGCCGTCGTGCTCGGAGGGATGATCGGCCCGTTCTCCCTCGCAGGGCGCCTGTTCGGCGTGAGCGAGGCACTTGCGGAGACCGCGGGCGAGCCGGAGATGATGCATGCCCTCCTGAAGAAGACCACCTCCTACCTGTCCGCCTATGCCCGCGCCTTCAAGGCCGCCGGGGCACACGGGCTCATCATCGCCGAACCGACGGCGGGATTGATGTCGCCGTCGTCGACGGCCGAATTCTCCTCGCCCTATGTGAAGCAGATCCGCGAAGCGGTCGAAGATGAAACATTCACGATCATCCTCCACAACTGCGGCGCACGGATCGGCCATCTGCAGGCATCGCTGGACTCCGGGGCGAAGATCCTGCATTTCGGCAAGCCCATGGACCTCCCTGCTGCACTCGCGCAGGTGCCTTCGGACACCATCCTCTGCGGGAATCTGGATCCATCGGAGATCTTCGTGGGATTGACGGCGGGGGATGTTGCGGTGAGAACATCTGCACTGCTTGCGGCGACCGCATCGTACAAGAACTTCGTCATCTCTTCCGGATGCGACGTGCCGGCGGGCGTGCCACCCGCCAATCTCGAAGCTTTCTTCTCAACCGTCGCACGGTGA
- a CDS encoding carbon-nitrogen hydrolase family protein: MAHRPHTVRVSTVQLPTVIAGRTFAEKQRANLKDILGHLRTAGQRGSDLVLCGEYANLHHRTWSTNRKEYVPDPIPGAFTRAIGRVAKRYRMNIAMPMFGTWKGELSSYVVVFGRDGRIMTCYQKSHPTEDEQKIGIRRGRDIPVIELDCARIGFMTCMDIEYPEVAQVLMLKGAEILLFPHVQASWGEVDWEIRYRARAIDTGLPLVSACYGYPEGEWLPGKMMGRSGVIGRDGLIMAELGRRIDVLTVDLDLSRGRVTQFYFTEPRDRTEAIIASRRPELYTIMTDPDARASRRVPRKTSERR, translated from the coding sequence ATGGCTCACAGACCGCACACGGTGAGAGTATCGACCGTCCAGCTGCCGACCGTGATAGCCGGCAGGACGTTCGCGGAGAAGCAGCGCGCGAACCTGAAGGACATCCTCGGACATCTGCGCACCGCCGGGCAACGTGGATCCGACCTTGTCCTCTGCGGCGAATACGCGAACCTCCATCACCGCACCTGGTCGACGAACCGGAAGGAGTATGTTCCCGATCCGATCCCCGGCGCGTTCACCCGCGCCATCGGCCGCGTCGCCAAACGGTACCGGATGAACATCGCCATGCCCATGTTCGGGACGTGGAAGGGTGAACTCTCGAGCTACGTGGTGGTCTTCGGGCGCGATGGGCGCATCATGACGTGCTATCAGAAATCGCATCCTACCGAGGATGAACAGAAGATCGGCATCCGACGGGGGCGCGACATTCCGGTGATCGAACTGGACTGTGCGCGCATCGGATTCATGACGTGCATGGATATTGAGTATCCCGAGGTCGCGCAGGTGCTGATGCTGAAGGGTGCGGAGATCCTCCTCTTCCCTCATGTGCAGGCCTCGTGGGGAGAAGTGGACTGGGAGATCCGGTACCGGGCACGTGCGATCGATACGGGCCTTCCTCTGGTCTCCGCGTGTTATGGATATCCGGAGGGCGAATGGCTCCCGGGCAAAATGATGGGGCGCTCGGGCGTGATCGGTCGCGATGGGCTCATTATGGCGGAACTGGGGAGGCGGATCGATGTCCTGACGGTGGACCTGGACCTGTCACGGGGCCGGGTGACGCAATTTTACTTCACCGAACCGCGTGATCGGACCGAAGCGATCATTGCCTCTCGTCGTCCTGAATTGTATACTATAATGACCGATCCTGACGCCCGTGCATCCCGGCGTGTGCCACGAAAGACCAGCGAACGAAGATAA
- a CDS encoding corrinoid protein produces MEDLQKLYDAILTGNAKASKEITQQALAAGADPGDLVQKYMIPAMDEVGRRYEANEYFVPELLISARAMKASLEFIRPLLAARGSEPAGRVVIGTVKGDLHDIGKNLVAAMLEGAGFEVIDLGVDVPPEKFIAALNEKKANIVAMSALLTTTMNSMKTTIEAFKTAGIRGNIKVMIGGAPVTEKYAEEIGADGYSTNANGAVALARKLTAA; encoded by the coding sequence ATGGAAGATCTGCAGAAGCTGTACGATGCCATCCTCACCGGCAATGCCAAAGCGTCGAAGGAAATCACCCAGCAGGCCCTCGCAGCGGGCGCTGACCCGGGAGACCTGGTGCAGAAGTATATGATCCCTGCCATGGATGAGGTCGGCCGCCGCTACGAAGCGAACGAATACTTCGTTCCCGAGCTCCTGATCTCCGCACGCGCGATGAAGGCATCGCTCGAGTTCATCCGCCCGCTGCTCGCCGCACGGGGCTCGGAACCGGCCGGCCGCGTGGTGATCGGCACGGTGAAGGGCGACCTGCACGACATCGGCAAGAACCTGGTCGCCGCTATGCTGGAAGGCGCAGGATTCGAAGTGATCGACCTCGGCGTCGATGTGCCGCCCGAGAAGTTCATCGCGGCGCTGAATGAAAAGAAGGCGAACATCGTTGCCATGTCCGCCCTGTTGACCACGACCATGAACTCGATGAAGACCACCATCGAGGCATTCAAGACCGCCGGCATCCGCGGGAACATCAAGGTCATGATCGGCGGAGCGCCGGTGACCGAAAAGTACGCCGAGGAGATCGGTGCCGACGGTTACAGCACCAACGCCAACGGTGCGGTCGCACTGGCACGCAAGCTTACCGCGGCCTGA